agaatcccaagcaggcactgtgctgtaagccccgagcccaatgcggggctcgaactaaccaaccatgagatcatgacctgaactgaactaaagagatgcttaactgaccgagccaaccaggtgccccttcttcatttctgtttcatattttttacaaATCTGCTACCTTGAGTAGGGAGAACGTTAAAACTCAGGAAAACAATAAACATGGTCaaataagggaaagaagccacCGGTGGAATGACAAAAAGAATCAACGATATTCAACCCTACATAGGACTTTCTAAAACCCTTACTGAGTCTATAGTGTTTCCCCGTCTTACTGTATTCTCCTTTATTAACCACGTGTGCCCATGAGAGTCCATCAGTCTCCACTCCGGCCTAAGGAAATGAAGCAAGCCGGGGCCGGGGTCACATCTGTgcctccccctccagccctggcccGGCCTCCAGCAGCTCCTAGGCTCCAGCTCGGTTCTTACCTCCCCGCTCAGAGCAGGCACACCCCTACCAGCCCCGAGGATTATTTCCCTTATGTTTTTCATTAGAcacaactcaaaaatatttgtcatcCACAGTGAAATTTCTTACATGTAGGAGGCACTTCatagataattcttttttttttttttttaatttttttttttcaacgtttatttatttttgggacagagagagacagagcatgaacgggggaggggcagagagagagggagacacagaatcggaaactggctccaggctccgagccatcagcccagagcctgatgcggggctcgaactcccggaccgcaagatcgtgacctggctgaagtcggacgcttaaccgactgcgccacccaggcgcccccccaataGATAATTCTTAATGTACAGTTAGAGTTAGTGTTTTCTGACATCCCGGGCACTATAAACTAACAGGCTGTTTGTATCAAGGTTTCCACCTGCCTAAATGTGCTTTCTAAAGCTTTCAGGTTATGTTAGTTGCCCATACTATCtctttatattcttatttctgtCATGTAATTAcctttgtacttttttcttttgttctttttttttttttttttttttttgagacagagagagacagagcacgaatgggggagggtcagagagagagggagacacagaatctgaagcaggctccaggctccgagctgtcagcacagagcctgacgcggggctcgaacttacagaccgtgagatcatgacctgagacgaagctggaagctcaaccaactgagccacccaggtgccccatctttcattcttttttttaagtctgaaggCAAAACactaattcctttttctttcttcatcccaacaaaacatatatatgagatgggagaaaaatgtgtacttcagaaaaaaaaatctgtgacctCGACTAGATAAGAACCTGCAGCCTGGGAAGTCTTCCCAAAACAAAGATGTCTGGGTTTGGTAATCAAAGTATCAAAAATTGGGAGATGtctgctttcctttgttttttaattaaaaaagagagactcaAGCTCTTACTGCAGTCAGCGTATGACTTCTTATATAATCTTGCAGACAGACGCCAAACACGTATGTGTGCACCGCTCTCCCAGGATTCAGTCTGTTCTAAGCAAGGTTAAGTAAAAATCAATTCTTTGTATTGATCCAGTGCCCAAAGCCAGAGTCTTCAACAGGAATTTCATTTGAAGTGCGTCACTTGCCCTTTGATCATTTAAGTAGAGGGTATGCATCTGGTGGGAAACGAACTAGAGAGAAAAATATCCTGTTCTCTGACTGCTCCCACCAATACAGTGGCCACAACAGACCAAGGACGGGACCAAGGGAAGGTTCCAAAAGGCAGGAGGTGAGGGGAGCCAGCGAGGGGGAGGAAGCCCAGGAGAAGGCGGGTCCTGAGGAGCAGCAGCCCCCTAGCAAACCAGAGCGCAAGACCCACCAGCCCTCTGAAATCAGAACTACCCTCCGCAGGCTAGAGTTAAAATTTTCAGCAGCCTCGGCCAACTACCAAAGCCCCCAACTGCACATTTTAGCCAAGCCCCAAATGTCAAAACAGAGCAGACAGGCAAAGAGAAGAGTGCACCAACCAAAGAAAACACCAGGGCTTTGAGCCAGGGCTTTGGCCAGGGCTGAGAGCCAAAGGCTGGCGTGGCACCGGCCCCAGCACGTGTGGGGGACACGTGGCTGGGGAACGGTGACAGGAGGTCGGAGGTTAGTGGGCCAGATGGCAAAAAGCCCACCAGGCCAAGCGAAAGACCCTGGATTCTACTGCTGGCATAACAGATGCCTCTGGAAGGTTCAGACCTGCCTCGGGAGCCCAAGTCTGCACCATCCAATTTCCGTAAAAGTACATCAAAGCAGTAAGTCTATCACAAATTAAATGAAACTCACAGTCTACCAGGCCCTGATCGTGTGGTCCCACCCCCCTTGCCAACCACACCTTGTTCTTTACCTACTCCCACCCCAGGGCAGTGGGGCCTCAGTTTATCTCTTTCCATCATCTGTAGTATTCTCCATAGaacctcccaccccgcccccctcaaCAGGCCTGTAGTCTCCCTCTGAAGTGACGGTGCCTCCCCATCTTCCATTTCAGTTACACGTCACGTCCCCAGAGCTCCATCCTGGTCACCTGATCTAGTCAGCTCCTGGCACCTCTCACAGCACCCCACTTGTCATCTTCACGGTGTTTATGACAACTGTCCACTTGCTTGTTCAATGTCTACACTTCCCACTCGACTGAgtctggagaaaggagaaaacatgtCTGTTTTGCTCACAAGTGTATAGCTAGGATTTGATaagtatttgatgaatgaatttaaaaaagtaatatatactCCAAAGGCCAAAACTGGTTTGACTAAATTGACAAATCTTttcctggccaaaaaaaaaaaggaggggggggggcgcgaGGGAACTTAAATAACTAACATAAGGCgtgaaaagaagggaaaacacactgatctcacaaaataaataagattataaGGGAATATACGAACAACTGTATGCCCACAAATTAGGTAAGTAAAACAAGTTACTAAATGACACAGATTACCACAACTGActcaacaagaaataaaaactcagcACCTCTATACAAGTAGAGACTGAATTCGTAAAGAGCTTCCCCTGAAGAAAAGCCCAGGCCACAGGGCTTCACTGGTAAAGTATATCAAACatccaaagaaaaaattaataccaatatttcacaaactcttctaaaactcagaagaggaaagaacacgTCCCAACTTATTCTGAGGTCAgtattattctgataccaaactcagacaaagatatcacaagaaaGCTACAGACCACACCCCCAATGAATACAGACGTGGAAACCGTCAACAAATTATTTGCAAACATATaaaaatccagcaacatataaaaggATTTGCATATAATCCTTTTGAATCCATCAACATATAAAAACAATCACACATCATGACCAAGAGGGATTTATTTCAAGAACCAAggctggtttaacattcaaaaatcaattaacataatacactctattaatatgataaaggataaaaaccacatcATCACCtctgtagatgcagaaaaaggatctGACAAAACCCAATACTTCTTCGTTGTAAAATACCCgacaaactaggaataaaaaggGACTTCCTCAACCCGGTAACGGCCATCTGCAAgtaacccacagccaacatcacacTTTATGGTAAAAGATTAAATGCTTCCTCCCTACAATCAGGAACAAGATGAGTATGTCCCATTCAACAGTGAACTGAAGGTTCTAACCggggcaattaggcaagaaaatgaaataaaagacatccaaagtagaaatgaaaaagtaaaaccatctccatttgcagatgacataattttccacaaagaaaattctaaggaattcACTGGAAAACtcagaactaataaacaaattcagcaaggTGACAGGATACAAAACcgatcaataaacaaaaatcacttGTACTTCTATACATTAGTAACGAtaattccaaaaatgaaattaagaaaacagttccatttacaatagcaccccAAAGtgtgaaaacattatgctaagttaaataagctagtcacaaaacaccacatattatatgattccctTCTCACGAAATGCCCAGAACAGGCAAACTGACAGGCAAAGAAAGGTAGGGcagcggttgccaggggctgggagagacaCAGGAATGAAGAATGACTGCTCAATGGGCGTGGGGTTTCCTTCCGAAacgatggaaatgttctaaaattagatcgTGATGACTGGCTGCATGATCGTATGAACATACTAGAAAAAGATgaattgtgtattttcttttctttcttttttttttattttaatgtttatttttgagagagagagagagagagacagcacaagcagagaggcagagaaagagggagacacagaatcggaagcaggctccaggctctgagctgtcagcacagagcccaacacggcgcacgaacccatggaccacaagatcatgacctgagccgaagtcggatgtttaactgactgagccacccaggcgccccgtgaattgtatattttaaatgagtgaagtgtatggtatatgaattctatctcaatacgctgtttaaaaaacaaagacaaaaaaacaaaacaaaacaaaataaaaaacaggtaaTACAGTGATATACGGTGTATCACAGATGGTCCCGGACTTACGATGGTTCAACTTATGATTTTCCAACTTTATGGTGGTGTGAAAGCAATATGGATGCACCAGAAACCATAGGTcaaaaaaatgggtttttttgagagatagcgaGCACCTGTGtgccaagctggggaggggcagagggagaaggagagagagaatcccgagcagggtCCATGCctggcagagcccaatgcggggcctgatctcacaactgtgaaataatgacctgagctgaaatccaaagtAAGATgctttaactggctgagccacccaggcgcccccagaggtcAACTTTTAAATTCTGACTTTTTCCTGGGCCAGCGGTGGCATGCAGGATCCTCTCTCCCGATGCTGGGCAGGAGAAGCAACTCCCACCCCCAGGCAACCACAGGCTCATGAAGGTAAACAACCAATACACTGACAACCATTCTGCACCCACACAGCCATTATGTATTTCCCTTTCTGTACAATATTCAACatattacatgagatattcaacattttattacaaaataggctttgtgttacaTGATCTTGCCAACCGTAGGCTGAGGTGAAGAGTTCTGAACATGTTTAAGGTCAGCTGGTTAGTAGATTAGATGTATTACATGTGTTTTCCACTTACCATActttcaacttatgatgggtttatAAGGAGGTAACCCCCTCGTAAGCCGAGGAAGACGTGTAATATGGTAATATTTCTATAATGACAACTTCCCTTCCTAAATGTTTGTTGTGCTGTGAAAACAGGGTTAAGATATAAATAGgaggaaggcaaaggaaacacTTAACCTTGGGAGCCTTGGGAGCTGGGCACCAGAGTTCTCCCAGTATGAAATATTTCCATGGGCTAAATTTGGGTGAGGAGGAATTTATTTGTAGTTCATAATGACATCAAATTACGGTGCATACCTTCTTTACAGCTCAGTCACTTGAAAACCTTTAaattgtaaaatgcaaaactggcTGCTCCTTAGGAGCAAAACCACTCTGTTCCCAGGAGCACGAAGAAGAGATGGGCTCAAGAAGCAGAAATCACACTTACGTTCCTCAAGACCGGAAGTGCCAACTGCTCGAAGGAAGTCAGATCCACCACATACTGCCCAACTCGGCACTCACGTTTTCCAGgtggaggctctgagctgaataAAGAAACAgtgcatttgttgaaaagaccccTGTATTGATTTCTGGTTTGCAGCTACGCCACTGAGCCTCTGGCCCTTCGACATATGCTAAATCACCCTGAGACATCACCTGCACAAAACGCGGTAGTATGCAAAGCTAACCTGATGCCGTGCCGTCTCCTGAGAACAGGGTTTCCAACAAGTATGCCCACCACGCCACCGCCACCAGCCCTGGAAGTTACCTGGGGGTGCCGATCCCCAAGCTACAGGGAGGCAGCGTCCCAACTATCTTGGAAAAGTAGCACAAGAAACAGGATGACGaattacaaaatgataaaaatttagtACTCAGTGGAGTAAGTTTTAAGTGAAATATGCTATCTTTGTACTTTGTTTTTCATATCGTGGTttcaaagtctgttttctttctttgagaaatCCGCAAAGGCCCAAGATTCTTCAAGATAGGGATCAGAGATTATTTGGCTCGATCCTGTACCCAGGGAGAATAAAACATCATAGAAATGAAATGTCAGTACCCAATTCTAGACAAAACTCCCCGCGTGCCGGATAAGGTGACAACGTCGAATCCTATTCTTCTCCCTGCCTGTCTGACTTCTTCTGTGTAAAATCCATCGATAGGCACACCAGAGGATTTTAAAACCTCACTGGCTTTCTGGATCAATGTTGTTTTCCCAActcctgaaagaaaaacaaaaaaacaacaaaaaatccattAGGAACCACCCCCTTGCTGGAGGGAACAGCACTCAGGGCCTGAGAGCAATCACAGTGGGGGAGAGAAATGGGCTGCAAAggaattttatgaatattaattcACTTTCATTTTGATTGTTCCAGGTGTTAAAACTTCAATTTCAAGCATACTAAAAATATGAATGGgatcttaaagttttattttgaaattctgaaaCATTATTTTGTCACACATACCATCCCAGAACCAACTGAGCGGCTTACTGGTGACAGCCGAGTGCCATCCGCACCCTCTGAGACAAGCTTCTGGAACTAAGTTTACTCTCTTCCTTGGGTGGCCACGCTCTCACCAGGACACAAAACTGGTCATGCTTGGGTCGAAGGCTGGGCACTTTAAACTAGGATTTCAACCTTCCCAACACTCTGGACCTACGCTTACCCGCGAAAATCCCTTCACTCCTCCATGGACTTAACATTGCCGTGTCTCCCAGAAAAGCGTCCCTTAAAtaccactaccaccaccagaAATGGCAATCTTCAAACTTTCTCACAAGAGCGATCCGATCAGGTCGGCAGCCCCTTCTATGGCCTCCTCTGCTGTTCTCCCGGTTCCTCTGGCTTGCCCCCCAACGCCTTCCCCACTTACAACCTATCACCTCCACCCCCATCCACCTGGCCTGTTAACTACTCGGGTGTGTTTACAGGTACCAACAGGGAATCACCGACACCGTGGAGCCAGGCACCTTATCTAGCAGGCTTCACAAGCATTTCCTGGGTTCCACCCTGACAACGAGCCTCTCAGACAGTTACCTTTCttgtccttattttacagatgaggcccAGAGGGGATGGGTGAGTTACCCGAGGTTACACAATTAGTAAGGACCATATAATTTAACAGGGGCCTTTGTGTGTACCCATGACTTGCTCCATAGACATTTAAGTCAATGGCATCACGGTTAtccaaaatgggaaaaatgggaaTCCTCCGGCAAGCCTGCAATAGACTATTCTGAGATACCACAGGGTTGTAAAGTCATATTATTTCTACGGCTGCCCCCTCAGAGTCATCAGGGTTCCCCAAGAAACCTTTTAAGCTTGTATGAGATAAACCATGAACTGTTACTTAATAAACCTCTCCTCCTAATTCACACTAACAAACGATGGCGGCTGGCCTTCTGGCCCAGGAACACTAACCCAAGGGGATCCCAGCCACGTGCTCACTGGGGCTGGAAGAGAACCGT
This window of the Prionailurus viverrinus isolate Anna chromosome D2, UM_Priviv_1.0, whole genome shotgun sequence genome carries:
- the NTPCR gene encoding cancer-related nucleoside-triphosphatase isoform X2 codes for the protein MARHVFLTGPPGVGKTTLIQKASEVLKSSGVPIDGFYTEEVRQAGRRIGFDVVTLSGTRGVLSRIGSEPPPGKRECRVGQYVVDLTSFEQLALPVLRNVTKENRNRLLPDIVTCVQSGRQ